In Zhaonella formicivorans, one DNA window encodes the following:
- a CDS encoding OsmC family protein — MHVTVSWKGKMAFEGLSGSGHRVMADARPEVGGENRGPSPMELVLIGLGGCTGMDVVSILEKMRVSYDDFKISISAERKEEHPKTFSRVSLLYEIWGKDVPEDKLKRAVDLTQEKYCSVLHMVNKTAAIEYSYKIHQS; from the coding sequence ATGCACGTTACTGTCTCCTGGAAGGGTAAAATGGCGTTCGAAGGACTGTCCGGTTCCGGCCACCGGGTCATGGCTGACGCCCGGCCTGAAGTTGGAGGTGAGAATCGAGGACCGTCACCCATGGAACTTGTCCTCATCGGCTTAGGCGGGTGTACTGGTATGGACGTAGTATCAATCTTGGAAAAAATGCGCGTCAGCTATGATGATTTTAAAATCTCCATTTCCGCCGAAAGGAAGGAGGAACACCCCAAGACGTTCTCCCGGGTTTCTCTACTATATGAAATCTGGGGTAAAGATGTGCCTGAAGATAAGTTAAAGAGGGCTGTTGACTTAACCCAGGAAAAATACTGCAGTGTGCTGCACATGGTTAATAAAACTGCAGCCATCGAATATAGCTATAAAATACATCAAAGCTGA
- a CDS encoding deoxyribonuclease IV, with the protein MYIGAHISIGKGFAAAVEQAREIGGNTMQFFSRNPRGAAVKALDPKDVVMTKDKIQAYEFGPIVAHAPYIINLASPKDDLWQLAIKVMTEDLARMDTIGVPFLAVHPGSHVGKGLDYATKRIADALNLILQGENVTMLLLETMAGSGTEVGRSFSEIAQIISGVEHQEKVGVCLDTCHLFGAGYDVKDNLDQVLTEFDAVIGLDRLKAVHLNDSLQPLGSKKDRHANIGEGLIGAEALGRVVLHPKLKHLPFLLETPGGLENYRREIQFFQSLL; encoded by the coding sequence TTGTATATCGGAGCTCACATTTCAATTGGCAAAGGATTTGCCGCTGCAGTGGAACAGGCTCGGGAAATAGGGGGCAATACCATGCAGTTTTTTAGCCGCAATCCCAGGGGTGCAGCAGTTAAAGCATTGGATCCAAAGGATGTGGTAATGACAAAAGATAAGATCCAGGCCTATGAGTTCGGACCTATTGTGGCTCATGCCCCGTATATTATTAACCTGGCTTCTCCTAAAGATGATCTTTGGCAACTGGCCATAAAAGTAATGACAGAGGACCTGGCACGGATGGATACAATCGGGGTACCTTTTTTGGCAGTACATCCGGGCAGTCATGTAGGAAAAGGACTGGACTATGCCACTAAGCGCATTGCAGATGCCTTAAATCTTATCCTGCAGGGAGAAAACGTTACAATGCTGCTCTTGGAGACTATGGCCGGTTCGGGGACAGAAGTGGGCCGGTCTTTTTCCGAAATAGCTCAAATTATTTCCGGTGTAGAGCATCAGGAAAAAGTAGGAGTTTGCTTGGATACCTGTCATTTGTTTGGTGCGGGGTATGATGTCAAGGATAATTTAGATCAAGTTTTGACTGAGTTTGATGCCGTTATAGGGTTGGACAGGCTGAAGGCGGTACATCTCAACGACAGCTTACAGCCATTAGGCAGCAAAAAAGACAGGCATGCTAATATTGGCGAAGGGTTAATTGGGGCCGAGGCCCTAGGCCGTGTTGTGCTGCATCCTAAATTAAAGCATCTGCCTTTTTTGCTTGAGACTCCAGGTGGTTTGGAAAATTACCGGCGGGAAATTCAGTTCTTTCAATCGCTGTTATAA
- a CDS encoding zinc-ribbon domain containing protein, which produces MVYQDKELQCKECGSTFVFSAGEQEFFAEKGFQNDPSRCPSCRANRKKQNSGGSAGRPRQSRELFTTTCSSCGAQTEVPFKPTGDRPVYCRDCFQAKKRF; this is translated from the coding sequence ATGGTCTATCAAGACAAAGAACTGCAATGTAAGGAATGTGGAAGTACATTTGTATTCTCTGCAGGAGAACAGGAATTTTTTGCGGAAAAGGGTTTTCAAAATGATCCCAGCCGCTGCCCCAGCTGCCGTGCTAACCGTAAAAAGCAAAATTCAGGCGGAAGCGCCGGCAGGCCTCGTCAGAGCAGGGAACTTTTTACAACCACCTGTTCCAGCTGCGGAGCCCAAACCGAGGTTCCATTCAAACCTACCGGCGACCGACCGGTCTACTGCAGAGATTGTTTCCAAGCTAAAAAAAGATTTTAA
- a CDS encoding aldo/keto reductase — MQYRTLGKTGLSVSLVGMGGIPIQKIDEARAEQVVSAAIQAGINFFDSARGYTDSEAKLGRVFGSYHAPGKLVIATKSAAKTKSEILKDVEVSLKNLRVKTIDLYQLHNVKDEATLDAVMAPGGAVEGLREAQTKGWIRHIGITGHVPEILVKAVKTGAFATVQFPFSAVEQEAAKMLLPLAAELGLGVIVMKPLAGGALSNSDLALRFLFEHPVTTVIPGMASVEEVAQNSSLGERALPLTPKEREVLEQQVQSLGKTFCRRCEYCLPCPQNVNIPMVFLLDGYYTRYGLQSWAEERYRAMERKAKDCAECGLCEERCPYNLPIRSMLKEASSRFDRE, encoded by the coding sequence ATGCAGTACCGTACATTAGGTAAGACAGGGCTTTCCGTGTCCTTGGTCGGCATGGGTGGCATTCCCATTCAAAAAATTGATGAGGCTCGTGCAGAGCAAGTTGTTTCTGCCGCCATTCAGGCGGGAATAAATTTCTTTGATAGCGCCAGGGGGTATACTGATAGCGAGGCAAAGTTAGGCAGGGTTTTTGGCTCCTATCATGCACCCGGTAAGCTGGTCATTGCCACCAAAAGCGCTGCTAAAACTAAGAGCGAGATATTAAAAGATGTGGAGGTCAGTTTAAAAAATTTAAGAGTTAAGACCATTGATCTCTACCAGCTGCATAATGTAAAGGATGAGGCTACTTTAGATGCGGTCATGGCTCCCGGCGGCGCAGTAGAGGGTTTAAGGGAAGCACAGACAAAAGGATGGATCAGGCACATTGGCATTACCGGGCATGTGCCCGAAATCTTAGTTAAGGCTGTAAAAACCGGCGCTTTTGCTACGGTGCAATTCCCCTTTAGCGCTGTAGAGCAAGAAGCTGCTAAAATGCTTTTGCCACTGGCAGCCGAGCTGGGGCTCGGGGTAATTGTGATGAAACCACTGGCGGGAGGGGCTCTGTCTAACTCGGATTTAGCGCTGCGCTTTCTTTTTGAGCATCCGGTGACTACCGTGATTCCCGGCATGGCTTCAGTCGAAGAAGTTGCGCAAAACAGCAGTTTGGGAGAAAGGGCATTACCACTGACGCCAAAAGAAAGGGAAGTACTGGAGCAACAAGTTCAATCCTTGGGAAAAACCTTCTGCCGCAGGTGTGAATACTGCTTGCCTTGCCCGCAAAATGTTAATATTCCGATGGTATTTTTACTGGATGGCTACTATACCCGCTATGGTTTGCAAAGCTGGGCTGAGGAAAGGTACCGGGCAATGGAACGAAAGGCCAAGGACTGTGCCGAATGCGGGTTGTGTGAAGAACGCTGCCCTTATAACCTGCCGATTAGATCCATGCTCAAGGAAGCAAGCAGCAGGTTTGACAGGGAATAA
- the nth gene encoding endonuclease III codes for MHAERNRKILETLRSLYPDAKPALIYSNPFELLIATMLSAQSTDNQVNKVTAKLFAKYKTPAELAQLKPEELEEHIKGCGLYKNKSKNIIATCKILVEKYNGQVPESLEQLTELPGVGRKTANVVLSNAFGQDAIAVDTHVFRVANRLGLAYAKDPLNTELQLQQSIPQKYWSQAHHWLIYHGRKICKARNPDCGVCPLEKHCPTGTSKPASF; via the coding sequence ATGCATGCAGAAAGGAATAGAAAGATTTTAGAAACATTGCGATCATTGTATCCGGATGCTAAACCTGCTTTAATTTATTCCAATCCTTTTGAACTGCTGATAGCTACGATGCTTTCAGCTCAAAGCACCGATAATCAGGTTAACAAAGTCACAGCTAAATTGTTTGCAAAGTACAAAACTCCTGCTGAGCTAGCTCAATTAAAGCCTGAAGAGTTGGAGGAGCACATTAAAGGCTGTGGGCTCTATAAGAATAAGAGCAAAAATATCATTGCCACTTGTAAAATACTTGTGGAAAAGTATAACGGCCAAGTTCCGGAGAGTTTGGAGCAGCTAACCGAATTACCCGGGGTAGGTAGAAAAACTGCCAATGTAGTGTTGAGCAACGCCTTCGGCCAAGATGCGATTGCGGTAGATACTCATGTTTTCCGGGTTGCCAACCGCCTAGGTTTAGCTTATGCTAAGGATCCGCTAAATACGGAATTACAGTTGCAACAATCCATTCCTCAAAAGTATTGGTCCCAGGCCCATCATTGGCTGATTTATCATGGGCGAAAAATATGCAAAGCCCGCAACCCTGATTGTGGCGTTTGTCCCTTGGAAAAGCATTGTCCCACGGGAACAAGTAAACCCGCTAGCTTTTAA
- a CDS encoding glycosyl hydrolase family 18 protein: MSLLLWYMPGFFTYQDENAVLIWNDKAFANGELLFKQNEPYLSVNTIKSTFDPNIHWDPEEKQLIITTADKVVRMHTEKLTVSVNNKPLQLEFPVLLVQGEPYVQLKPLKKIYNLNLAVCPKENRAVLLTSGKPLQKAVITKETILRTGPGLRHQRLTKLPIGTEVTIFSEVNGWYHVLSNGQLGYVQEDPVNLRNIELVPQGIDNSSYIKPKIQGKINFTWEQVSKVTPDTSRITPPPGVNVVSPTWFYLKDSEGTVGNRADGAYVRWAHSKGYQVWALFSNDFNPEKTHNILRSAALRQKVINQLLMFAELYELNGINLDFENVYLEDKDLLVQFVRELTPLFHEQGLTVSMDVTVKSNSANWSLFYNRKALGEAVDYIMLMAYDEHWSTSPKAGSVASLPWVEKGIRGLLEEVPREKLVLGIPFYTRLWEEKRDDTGKITVSSRIFNMDTAKGWVKQNGLTPKIDASSGQNFAQLQQNGSTFKIWLEDEHSVRQRLALVDKYGLAGVASWRRGYEEPRIWEIIAENLKKTR; encoded by the coding sequence TTGAGCCTGTTACTTTGGTATATGCCCGGCTTTTTTACCTATCAAGATGAAAATGCGGTTTTAATTTGGAACGACAAAGCTTTTGCCAATGGTGAACTCCTGTTTAAACAAAACGAACCTTATCTATCCGTTAATACAATTAAGAGTACATTTGACCCCAATATTCACTGGGACCCGGAAGAGAAGCAGCTTATCATCACAACAGCAGACAAAGTAGTTAGAATGCATACCGAAAAACTGACAGTAAGCGTAAATAATAAACCCTTGCAGCTGGAGTTTCCAGTGCTGCTTGTCCAAGGGGAACCCTATGTCCAGCTAAAACCCCTAAAAAAAATTTATAATTTAAACCTGGCCGTTTGCCCAAAAGAAAACAGGGCAGTACTTTTGACTTCCGGTAAGCCACTGCAGAAAGCTGTGATAACAAAAGAAACAATACTGAGAACAGGACCAGGCCTCCGACATCAGCGTCTGACCAAACTGCCTATCGGTACTGAAGTCACGATTTTTAGTGAAGTTAACGGCTGGTACCATGTACTGTCCAACGGGCAATTGGGTTACGTGCAGGAGGACCCAGTTAATTTACGAAATATTGAGCTGGTTCCGCAGGGCATTGACAACTCATCGTACATTAAACCAAAAATACAAGGAAAAATTAATTTTACCTGGGAGCAAGTTAGCAAAGTCACGCCAGATACGTCCCGCATCACACCGCCGCCCGGCGTAAACGTTGTATCTCCCACCTGGTTTTATTTGAAAGATTCTGAAGGCACGGTGGGCAACAGGGCTGACGGCGCTTACGTCCGCTGGGCCCATTCCAAAGGCTACCAAGTTTGGGCCCTATTTAGCAATGATTTTAACCCGGAAAAAACCCACAATATTTTGAGGAGCGCGGCACTGCGGCAAAAGGTGATTAACCAACTCCTGATGTTTGCAGAGCTCTATGAATTAAATGGCATTAATTTAGATTTTGAAAATGTGTACTTGGAAGATAAAGATCTGCTGGTGCAATTCGTCAGAGAGTTGACGCCCCTGTTTCACGAGCAGGGCCTTACTGTATCCATGGACGTCACTGTTAAATCAAACAGTGCCAACTGGTCCCTTTTTTATAACCGTAAAGCGCTGGGAGAAGCAGTGGATTACATTATGCTGATGGCCTACGATGAGCACTGGTCCACCAGCCCAAAAGCAGGCTCCGTGGCTTCACTGCCCTGGGTGGAAAAAGGAATCCGCGGTCTTCTGGAGGAAGTCCCCAGGGAAAAACTGGTCTTGGGTATTCCTTTTTACACCCGCCTTTGGGAAGAAAAGCGGGACGATACAGGAAAAATAACAGTAAGCTCCCGCATTTTCAATATGGATACAGCTAAAGGTTGGGTAAAACAAAACGGGTTGACACCAAAGATAGATGCTTCCTCGGGACAAAACTTTGCTCAGCTGCAGCAAAATGGCTCCACTTTTAAAATCTGGCTGGAGGATGAACATTCTGTACGGCAACGCCTGGCCTTAGTTGATAAATATGGCTTGGCCGGTGTTGCCTCCTGGCGTCGGGGCTATGAAGAACCTCGCATCTGGGAAATAATCGCAGAGAATTTAAAAAAAACCCGCTAA
- a CDS encoding aconitate hydratase yields MGDNLVKKILKEHLVAGELIPGQEIAIKIDQTLTQDATGTMAYLQFEAMGVPRVKTKLSVSYVDHNTLQSGFENADDHRFLQSIASKYGIYFSRPGNGICHQVHLERFGVPGQTLLGSDSHTPTGGGIGMLAIGAGGLDVAVAMAGGPFYLTMPKVVKVHLTGELNPWVSAKDVILEVLRRLSVKGGVGKVIEYGGPGVATLSVPERATITNMGAELGATTSVFPSDEVTKSFLKAQGRVESWVELLPDADAEYDEIIEINLSELEPMVAQPHSPDAVKKVSEVGPIKVDQVAIGSCTNSSYTDLMRVAGILKGKMVHPDVSLCIAPGSRQVYRMLAENGALADLIAAGARILESACGPCIGMGQAPPSGGVSVRTFNRNFQGRSGTADAQVYLASPEVAAATALTGVLTDPRTLGPGIIVNQPEQFILDDRMILPPSPEPEKVEIIRGPNIKPLPVNKPLPRELSGEVLLKVADNITTDHIMPAGAKVLPLRSNIPAIAQHVFAPVDSEFAQRAQAKGGGFVVGGHNYGQGSSREHAALAPMYLGVKAVIAKSFARIHRANLVNFGILPLTFVRETDYETIEQGDVLKFTDLHNQLLNGNVLTVQNETKGITFETEHNLSPRFIEIILAGGLLNYTKAKAE; encoded by the coding sequence GTGGGTGACAATCTGGTAAAAAAAATTTTAAAAGAGCATTTGGTGGCCGGCGAACTGATTCCGGGGCAAGAAATTGCCATCAAAATAGATCAAACTCTGACGCAAGACGCCACGGGGACCATGGCTTACCTGCAGTTTGAAGCAATGGGAGTCCCACGGGTAAAGACGAAACTGTCAGTCAGTTACGTCGACCACAATACGCTGCAGTCAGGTTTTGAAAATGCCGATGACCACCGGTTCCTACAAAGCATTGCCTCCAAATACGGCATCTATTTTTCCCGTCCTGGCAACGGTATTTGCCATCAAGTACATTTGGAGCGGTTTGGAGTACCGGGCCAAACTCTTTTAGGTTCAGACAGCCACACCCCTACCGGTGGGGGCATTGGCATGCTGGCTATCGGTGCCGGAGGCCTTGATGTGGCCGTGGCCATGGCCGGAGGACCTTTCTATTTAACCATGCCTAAAGTTGTCAAGGTTCATTTAACCGGTGAACTTAACCCCTGGGTATCAGCCAAAGATGTCATTTTAGAAGTGTTACGCCGTTTAAGTGTTAAAGGCGGAGTAGGCAAAGTAATTGAGTACGGTGGACCGGGTGTGGCGACTTTAAGTGTGCCCGAACGGGCAACCATTACCAATATGGGCGCTGAATTAGGCGCTACTACCTCTGTTTTCCCCAGCGATGAAGTGACAAAGTCATTCCTTAAAGCCCAGGGCAGGGTGGAAAGCTGGGTTGAGCTTCTACCCGATGCAGATGCCGAGTACGATGAAATCATAGAAATCAATTTGTCTGAGCTTGAACCAATGGTGGCCCAGCCCCACAGCCCCGATGCCGTGAAAAAGGTCAGTGAAGTCGGGCCGATTAAAGTGGACCAGGTTGCCATCGGCAGCTGCACCAACTCCTCTTACACTGACCTGATGCGGGTTGCAGGCATCCTGAAAGGAAAGATGGTACACCCCGATGTCAGCCTGTGTATTGCCCCGGGTTCGAGGCAGGTCTACCGCATGCTGGCTGAAAACGGCGCACTGGCAGATTTAATTGCCGCCGGTGCCAGGATTTTGGAATCGGCATGCGGCCCGTGCATTGGTATGGGACAGGCGCCTCCTTCAGGCGGCGTCTCTGTGCGCACTTTTAACCGGAACTTCCAGGGGCGCAGCGGCACAGCCGATGCCCAAGTCTACCTGGCCAGCCCCGAAGTGGCCGCCGCTACCGCTTTAACCGGCGTTTTAACCGATCCGAGAACCCTGGGCCCTGGTATTATTGTAAATCAGCCTGAGCAATTTATCCTGGATGACCGGATGATTTTGCCTCCATCTCCCGAACCGGAAAAAGTGGAAATTATTCGAGGGCCAAATATCAAACCGCTGCCGGTAAATAAACCGTTACCCCGGGAGTTGTCGGGCGAAGTGCTACTGAAAGTAGCCGACAATATAACGACCGACCACATTATGCCGGCGGGAGCAAAAGTATTGCCCCTCCGTTCCAATATTCCCGCCATTGCCCAGCACGTTTTTGCGCCTGTAGACAGTGAGTTTGCCCAAAGGGCCCAGGCCAAAGGCGGAGGCTTTGTTGTAGGGGGCCATAATTACGGACAGGGTTCCAGCCGGGAACATGCGGCCTTGGCTCCAATGTACCTTGGCGTCAAAGCAGTAATCGCCAAGTCCTTTGCCCGTATCCACCGGGCTAACTTGGTGAACTTCGGCATCCTGCCGTTAACTTTCGTGCGGGAAACAGATTATGAGACCATCGAACAAGGTGATGTGTTAAAGTTTACTGACCTGCACAACCAATTGCTGAACGGCAATGTGCTGACCGTACAAAATGAAACCAAGGGTATAACCTTTGAAACAGAGCATAACCTCTCTCCCCGCTTTATTGAAATTATCCTGGCAGGAGGACTCCTCAATTATACAAAGGCAAAAGCTGAATAG
- a CDS encoding DUF503 domain-containing protein, producing the protein MSREFVRTTLACWRLMTGDWGLNEERFAERGWNVITGICTIKLRIAGAESLKDKRRVIKSLIGRIKSRYNVSISEVEDMDSWQLATIGVAFVSNSTVHVHQTLDSLLDFVEAFGQVELIHFEKEIL; encoded by the coding sequence ATGAGCAGAGAATTTGTAAGGACGACGTTAGCCTGCTGGCGACTGATGACTGGTGACTGGGGACTAAACGAGGAGCGTTTTGCTGAAAGGGGTTGGAACGTGATTACCGGAATTTGTACTATAAAGTTAAGAATTGCTGGCGCAGAGTCCCTGAAAGACAAGAGAAGGGTTATCAAAAGCCTGATTGGCAGAATCAAAAGCAGGTATAATGTTTCAATCAGTGAAGTGGAGGACATGGACTCCTGGCAGCTTGCTACTATTGGTGTGGCTTTTGTCAGCAACAGCACGGTACATGTGCATCAAACCCTGGACAGTTTGCTTGATTTTGTTGAGGCATTTGGTCAAGTGGAACTAATCCATTTTGAGAAAGAAATTTTATAG
- the trmL gene encoding tRNA (uridine(34)/cytosine(34)/5-carboxymethylaminomethyluridine(34)-2'-O)-methyltransferase TrmL, translating to MLVHIVLVEPEITQNTGNIARTCAATGVNLHLVKPLGFSTDDRYLKRAGLDYWHLVHIEYHENFSELRAKYPGKNFYYATTKGSRFYSEVKYTNDDFLVFGPETRGLPKELLAANAPYCIKIPMRDEARSLNLSNSVAIVVYEALRQLGFPNLK from the coding sequence TTGCTTGTGCATATTGTTTTGGTTGAACCTGAGATTACGCAAAATACGGGGAATATCGCCCGCACCTGTGCAGCAACAGGAGTAAACCTGCATTTAGTAAAACCGCTGGGTTTTTCAACCGATGATCGCTACTTGAAGCGGGCGGGACTTGACTACTGGCATCTTGTCCATATAGAATACCATGAAAATTTCTCCGAGCTGAGAGCCAAATATCCTGGGAAAAACTTCTATTACGCTACCACAAAAGGCAGCCGTTTTTATTCCGAAGTTAAATATACAAACGATGATTTTCTGGTGTTTGGCCCCGAAACACGGGGGCTGCCGAAAGAACTATTAGCAGCCAATGCCCCTTATTGCATAAAAATACCTATGAGGGATGAAGCCAGGTCCCTCAACCTCTCTAATTCAGTGGCTATAGTGGTATATGAAGCGCTGCGGCAGTTAGGTTTTCCCAATTTAAAGTAA
- a CDS encoding metallophosphoesterase family protein, with protein sequence MLIGVLSDTHIPRRSKSLPPILWKGLEGVDLILHAGDINQPDLLDELGLIAPVHAVLGNTDPYELQIKLPLTKVLQLGRFKVGLVHGDGIGGRTVDRAAQAFQRPDLDIVIFGHSHQPYCAFHGKTLFFNPGSPTDKRIMPYYSYGLIRLEEEIKAELICF encoded by the coding sequence ATGCTAATAGGCGTTTTGTCGGATACCCATATTCCTCGGCGGTCGAAAAGTTTGCCCCCTATACTTTGGAAGGGTTTAGAGGGAGTGGATTTAATTTTGCATGCCGGCGACATTAACCAGCCTGACTTGTTGGACGAGCTGGGCTTAATAGCACCTGTACATGCGGTCTTAGGCAACACTGACCCTTACGAACTGCAAATTAAACTTCCTTTAACCAAGGTACTGCAATTGGGAAGGTTTAAAGTAGGTCTGGTTCACGGTGACGGGATTGGCGGAAGGACGGTGGACCGGGCTGCCCAGGCGTTCCAAAGGCCGGATCTGGATATTGTTATTTTTGGGCACAGCCACCAGCCTTACTGCGCTTTTCACGGCAAGACCCTCTTTTTCAACCCTGGTTCTCCCACGGATAAAAGAATTATGCCTTATTATTCTTACGGGCTGATTAGGCTGGAGGAGGAGATCAAGGCTGAGTTGATCTGTTTTTAA